A single window of Desulfomonilaceae bacterium DNA harbors:
- a CDS encoding DUF2442 domain-containing protein: MTYYDVVEAKVTKHLEFTVKFADGASGRVKILPTHLHGVFAKLADPTIFQQIRVTDGFVSWPGNIDLAPDAMYGAISRKGEWVLS; this comes from the coding sequence ATGACCTATTACGATGTCGTAGAGGCAAAAGTAACAAAGCATTTGGAATTTACAGTCAAATTTGCTGACGGCGCCTCAGGAAGAGTGAAGATACTACCTACGCATCTTCACGGAGTCTTTGCCAAACTGGCTGATCCAACTATTTTTCAACAAATACGAGTAACCGACGGATTTGTGTCCTGGCCGGGAAATATCGATCTGGCTCCTGACGCCATGTATGGAGCTATAAGCCGGAAGGGGGAATGGGTGCTTTCCTGA
- a CDS encoding DUF2283 domain-containing protein yields the protein MNVTYDSNTDTLTVVFKPGPVAESDEGKNGVILDYDEEGDLVSLEILDASKKVPDYATLQFKVA from the coding sequence ATGAACGTGACATACGATTCCAATACCGATACCCTCACGGTAGTCTTCAAACCTGGACCAGTTGCGGAGAGTGATGAAGGCAAGAATGGCGTTATCCTCGATTACGACGAAGAGGGGGACTTGGTCAGCCTGGAAATCCTTGACGCTTCGAAGAAGGTTCCGGACTATGCGACATTACAATTTAAGGTGGCATGA
- a CDS encoding acetyl-CoA C-acetyltransferase, with protein MREVVIAGYLRTAQSRSRPKDPSRDVFCKMRADELLAKLLPELAKRTGIQPEEIDDFIVGCATAVGEQWAYGGRFPIFLANFPKTVAAKFVDQQCGSSMAAIHMGFLEIATDNADVVMVGGMEHMTRIPMGQSTTEGGLIAPNLALFSAPEYLHWDMMTTLNMGLTAQKLLLQCGLTREDMDKWSLRSHQLAAKAQSNGFFDGEILPIEAKQADGTVMAVKTDQTVRADTTLEGLAKLSPAYKKDHQITAGNSSPLNAAASSMILMSKEAAQAKGIKALATIKSIGFAGVDPTIMGAGPVPASHKALQKAGLKAKDVDYWEINEAFSIVALNCIKELGLDPDKVNVMGGAIAIGHALGATGIRLVGTLARILEEKNGRYGCANACVGGGQGVATIIERVV; from the coding sequence ATGAGAGAAGTAGTCATCGCAGGATACCTCAGAACGGCTCAATCCCGCTCACGGCCCAAGGATCCGTCCAGAGATGTATTCTGCAAAATGAGAGCCGACGAGCTGTTGGCAAAGTTACTCCCGGAACTGGCCAAGAGAACAGGTATCCAACCCGAAGAAATCGATGATTTCATCGTAGGGTGCGCCACGGCGGTTGGCGAACAATGGGCCTACGGAGGCCGTTTCCCGATTTTTTTGGCCAACTTCCCGAAAACCGTCGCCGCCAAGTTCGTGGATCAACAGTGCGGTTCCTCCATGGCCGCCATACACATGGGGTTCTTGGAGATTGCCACCGACAATGCGGATGTCGTCATGGTGGGAGGCATGGAGCACATGACGAGGATCCCGATGGGCCAATCGACGACGGAGGGTGGGTTAATCGCCCCGAACTTAGCGCTATTCTCGGCCCCGGAGTACTTACACTGGGATATGATGACGACCCTGAACATGGGGCTCACAGCCCAGAAGCTGCTCCTCCAGTGCGGCCTAACCCGGGAAGATATGGACAAATGGTCTCTGCGATCTCACCAACTCGCCGCAAAGGCTCAATCAAATGGTTTCTTCGATGGTGAGATATTGCCCATAGAGGCGAAGCAAGCTGACGGGACGGTCATGGCCGTGAAGACGGATCAGACCGTACGAGCGGACACGACACTCGAAGGTCTGGCAAAACTGTCTCCGGCTTACAAGAAAGACCACCAGATTACCGCAGGGAATTCGTCGCCCCTCAATGCGGCGGCGTCATCCATGATCTTGATGTCCAAAGAGGCGGCGCAGGCAAAAGGAATCAAGGCTCTGGCCACTATAAAGTCCATCGGGTTCGCCGGCGTGGATCCCACGATCATGGGAGCGGGGCCGGTACCCGCTAGCCACAAGGCCCTTCAAAAGGCGGGGCTGAAAGCCAAAGACGTTGATTACTGGGAGATCAACGAGGCGTTCTCCATTGTGGCTCTTAACTGCATCAAGGAACTGGGGCTGGATCCGGACAAGGTCAATGTGATGGGCGGCGCAATCGCCATTGGACATGCCCTGGGAGCGACCGGTATTCGACTCGTGGGAACTTTGGCCCGGATTCTGGAAGAGAAGAACGGGCGCTATGGATGCGCCAACGCCTGTGTGGGTGGTGGTCAAGGCGTGGCCACGATAATAGAACGAGTTGTCTGA
- a CDS encoding DUF4258 domain-containing protein — protein sequence MKLIEDISKKTGFVYNRPRRYTINKEHRIFGVAYNNTNNFSLAVFSDHAANQINRRGITPKDIREVLANPLSIAPSREGRVVIQGLVISEISRKSALLRIFVDVDRNPPVIVTAYKTSKLEKYGVQQ from the coding sequence GTGAAATTGATCGAGGACATTAGCAAAAAAACCGGTTTTGTGTACAATAGGCCGAGGCGCTACACCATAAACAAAGAGCATAGGATATTTGGAGTGGCTTATAACAACACAAATAATTTTTCTTTGGCTGTGTTTTCGGATCATGCCGCAAATCAGATCAACCGCAGGGGAATAACGCCTAAAGACATCCGTGAGGTTCTCGCCAACCCTTTAAGCATAGCGCCGTCGAGAGAAGGCCGTGTCGTTATTCAGGGCCTCGTCATTTCGGAGATTTCCCGCAAGTCTGCTTTATTAAGAATATTTGTTGATGTTGATAGAAATCCTCCAGTAATAGTGACAGCCTACAAAACCAGTAAACTGGAGAAATATGGAGTCCAACAATGA
- a CDS encoding nucleotidyltransferase family protein, with protein MEVEEIRTILSKNRLSLAIYNIKALYVFGSVVRGEAGPDSDLDMLVEFESTAHIGLFEFSRLQRTLSEILGRSVDLTTPDALSKAFRDQVLSEAVRAA; from the coding sequence ATGGAAGTTGAGGAGATCCGGACAATTCTGAGCAAGAACCGCTTGAGCCTAGCAATCTACAACATCAAGGCGCTTTACGTTTTCGGGTCTGTTGTCAGGGGTGAAGCGGGTCCGGATAGTGATCTGGACATGCTTGTAGAGTTCGAATCAACAGCGCATATTGGCCTTTTCGAATTCTCGCGTCTCCAACGAACGCTGTCGGAAATTCTAGGAAGATCTGTCGATTTGACCACTCCTGACGCATTGAGCAAGGCTTTCAGAGACCAAGTTTTGAGTGAGGCGGTCCGTGCCGCCTAG
- a CDS encoding DUF3782 domain-containing protein: MVETIQTNEGVHDAINNVVKERFVEKETFEQRWEKSQKRWEQNQKAINETLSKMKIVEITDEMLEDLFASTVGALEARWGMGPEKSFHNASIRIFKRNTDLKVMHVVEPDEDGIVFGRPEQIELDIVLKNGKFLIMEIKSSLSRADVILFAKKA; the protein is encoded by the coding sequence ATCGTCGAAACAATTCAAACAAACGAAGGGGTTCACGACGCGATCAATAACGTCGTAAAGGAGAGGTTCGTAGAGAAAGAGACGTTTGAGCAACGCTGGGAGAAAAGCCAGAAACGATGGGAACAAAATCAAAAGGCAATTAATGAAACTCTTTCGAAGATGAAGATTGTCGAAATTACCGATGAGATGCTTGAAGATCTCTTTGCATCCACCGTTGGCGCTCTTGAAGCTCGATGGGGGATGGGGCCCGAAAAATCATTCCACAACGCATCGATAAGAATCTTCAAAAGAAACACCGACTTGAAGGTAATGCACGTTGTTGAACCCGATGAAGATGGAATCGTTTTCGGACGGCCGGAACAGATTGAACTCGATATCGTATTAAAAAATGGCAAATTCCTGATTATGGAAATTAAATCGAGCTTGAGTAGAGCCGATGTCATCTTGTTTGCGAAAAAGGCGTAA
- a CDS encoding 3-hydroxyacyl-CoA dehydrogenase NAD-binding domain-containing protein: MKTDFNHVRVEIQDGVAALFINNPPVNQLSKAFVKELAQAIFSGFQDSDVKGIILTGTGKNFIAGADLTEIYKFTGKEPSAPRVETMSDFLNQIETGPKPVIAAINGNALGGGLEIAMACHYRVASRGVQLGQPEVKVGLIPGAGGTQRLPRLIGLPNALEMMTTGNPITAEKGFDRRLIDEIAEPQDLMNVAIGAVRKFVSGSLSLNDRRTRNRNNRLPSASELKAVANGAKFMAMTKAKGYLAPFKVIEAVERGLTFDIEADIRREGELFVECAVSDVAKNLIGVFFNTRAAGRLPRIEGIKPAPIQKAVMLGGGVMGSGIVNLLLKGGFETVLWDINQEALDRGVLSIRKTFDYPIKQKKMTQDDLELMLKKQFKATTSLEEAKDADLIIEAVLEDMNVKQGLWKKLEKICRPESIFATNTSALPITEIASALNDPGRMIGLHFFNPAHRMQLLEIICAKKTSDETLATCVAFARKIKKIPIVVNDAPGFYVSRQLGGLFGGSVYLVADGVNGNQIERAMKDFGMPMGPAELADLTGIDINHHVNKTFERELGERYMVHPLNELIYQTGCYGRKTGAGYMDYSGPKPVPNKKVEDVIQGYLTENDVSPKKLSDQDIVDAMLALAINEAALMIEQGVCDRPQDMDLAMIYGTGFPPYRGGILRYADKWGGANAHTKLVELEKRYGSRFQPANLLKEMAKSGKTFYPA, encoded by the coding sequence ATGAAAACTGACTTCAATCATGTGAGAGTAGAAATTCAGGATGGCGTGGCGGCGCTCTTCATAAACAACCCGCCGGTAAACCAGCTCTCGAAGGCCTTCGTAAAGGAATTGGCCCAAGCTATTTTCAGCGGCTTCCAGGACTCGGACGTAAAAGGAATCATTCTGACTGGAACAGGAAAGAATTTCATAGCGGGCGCGGACCTCACGGAAATTTATAAATTCACGGGAAAAGAGCCCTCGGCGCCCAGAGTGGAAACCATGTCGGATTTTTTAAACCAAATCGAGACAGGGCCAAAGCCTGTGATAGCGGCAATTAACGGCAATGCGCTCGGAGGAGGGCTTGAGATCGCCATGGCATGTCATTACCGGGTGGCATCCAGGGGCGTCCAGCTTGGGCAACCTGAGGTCAAGGTAGGGCTTATCCCTGGAGCCGGAGGCACTCAACGCTTACCGAGACTCATAGGTCTGCCCAACGCCTTGGAAATGATGACTACCGGCAACCCAATCACCGCCGAAAAGGGGTTTGACAGACGACTCATCGACGAAATAGCTGAACCTCAGGATTTAATGAACGTGGCTATTGGCGCAGTCCGTAAGTTTGTATCAGGATCCCTGTCGCTTAATGACAGGCGGACGCGTAATCGAAACAATCGACTTCCAAGCGCCAGTGAACTAAAAGCTGTCGCCAACGGCGCAAAGTTTATGGCCATGACCAAAGCAAAAGGCTATCTTGCGCCATTTAAAGTTATTGAAGCTGTAGAAAGAGGCCTCACCTTTGACATTGAAGCCGATATCCGACGAGAGGGAGAGCTTTTTGTCGAATGCGCTGTCTCGGATGTGGCCAAAAACCTCATCGGCGTATTTTTTAATACCAGGGCTGCCGGTCGGCTCCCGCGAATTGAAGGTATTAAACCGGCCCCGATTCAAAAGGCTGTGATGCTTGGTGGCGGAGTCATGGGTTCAGGGATCGTCAACCTTTTGCTCAAAGGCGGTTTCGAGACAGTTCTGTGGGACATCAACCAGGAGGCTCTGGATAGAGGCGTCTTGTCCATTAGGAAAACCTTCGATTATCCCATCAAGCAGAAAAAAATGACCCAGGATGATCTGGAGTTAATGCTGAAAAAGCAGTTCAAAGCGACAACATCTCTAGAGGAAGCGAAAGACGCGGACCTGATCATCGAAGCCGTGCTCGAAGATATGAATGTCAAACAGGGCCTGTGGAAGAAGCTCGAAAAGATCTGCCGACCAGAATCTATATTTGCCACGAATACCTCTGCTTTGCCGATTACCGAGATAGCTTCAGCGCTCAATGACCCAGGGCGAATGATTGGCCTGCATTTCTTCAATCCGGCGCACCGCATGCAGCTCTTGGAGATCATTTGCGCCAAGAAAACGTCAGACGAAACATTGGCGACTTGCGTGGCGTTCGCTCGAAAGATCAAAAAAATTCCTATCGTGGTAAATGACGCTCCTGGGTTTTATGTTTCCAGACAACTCGGCGGGCTTTTTGGTGGGTCCGTATATTTGGTCGCCGATGGAGTAAATGGGAACCAGATAGAAAGGGCTATGAAAGATTTCGGGATGCCGATGGGACCGGCGGAACTTGCCGATCTTACCGGCATAGACATCAACCATCACGTTAACAAGACGTTCGAGCGAGAGTTGGGTGAAAGATATATGGTCCATCCTCTTAACGAACTAATTTATCAAACCGGGTGTTACGGACGAAAGACCGGGGCCGGATATATGGACTACAGTGGGCCCAAACCCGTGCCCAACAAAAAAGTCGAAGACGTCATCCAGGGCTATCTGACTGAAAACGACGTCTCACCAAAGAAACTTTCCGATCAGGATATCGTTGACGCTATGCTCGCGCTCGCAATAAACGAGGCTGCGCTTATGATCGAACAGGGAGTTTGCGACAGGCCTCAAGACATGGATCTGGCCATGATCTACGGTACCGGATTTCCTCCGTACAGGGGCGGTATATTGCGCTACGCCGACAAGTGGGGCGGCGCCAACGCTCACACTAAGCTGGTTGAACTCGAGAAGCGTTACGGGTCGCGGTTCCAGCCGGCGAATCTCCTAAAAGAAATGGCCAAATCCGGTAAGACTTTTTACCCGGCCTAA
- a CDS encoding long-chain fatty acid--CoA ligase, producing the protein MEKIWLKSYRKDVPAEITLEEITLSEALARSASQFPDNPALLFQGTTVTFKQLDEMVSRFANSLISLGLQSGDRVATLLPNLVQMVVAIYGTLRAGGIVVTNNPLYTDRELEHQFNDSGSKFLVSLDLFVPRMIALRKKTSITKIISCHIRDYLPSPFNHLPTLIGRGMHLETPAAENMFEFTDLVKEDISTTYTYKCKWDDTACLLYTGGTTGLSKGVQLTHKNLSSNVQQTNAWFPDFEPGNETVIGCLPFFHSFGMTSAMNCAIFYGWGNVLIPKPEPQIILEAIQKYRVTFIAAVPTMYNGMINFPELRNYDLASLKGCFSGGAPLPMETIKKFERLTGKQICEGYGLTESSPTTHVNPYGAKTKPGTIGLPFSNTDVKLVDANDYDKEITTPGTPGELCVKGPQVMIGYINKPDETALTLKDGWLLTGDIAIFDEEGYFTIVDRKKDMIISGGFNIYPRDVDEVLFSHPKILEACAIGVPDDYSGERIKAYVVLKERETATTEEIIDYCKQNLAKYKVPKYVEFVDSLPKSAIGKILRKELRAANQPKAGSGK; encoded by the coding sequence ATGGAGAAAATCTGGTTGAAGTCTTACAGGAAAGATGTGCCTGCGGAGATTACGTTGGAGGAGATCACTCTTTCTGAAGCCCTTGCAAGAAGCGCTTCGCAGTTTCCTGACAATCCAGCCCTGTTATTTCAGGGTACCACGGTGACTTTTAAACAGCTAGACGAAATGGTATCTCGGTTCGCGAATTCGCTCATCTCGCTGGGCCTCCAGTCGGGTGATCGCGTAGCCACATTGCTTCCCAATCTTGTGCAGATGGTGGTGGCGATTTATGGAACGTTAAGGGCCGGCGGGATCGTTGTCACAAACAATCCATTGTACACGGACCGGGAACTGGAACATCAGTTCAATGATTCAGGGTCGAAGTTTCTGGTCTCCCTGGATTTATTTGTGCCTCGAATGATCGCTTTACGAAAGAAAACCAGTATCACTAAAATTATTTCGTGCCATATTCGTGATTACCTGCCTTCTCCGTTCAACCATCTGCCTACTCTAATAGGGAGGGGCATGCATCTCGAAACTCCTGCCGCAGAAAACATGTTCGAGTTCACAGACCTTGTAAAGGAAGATATTTCAACAACATATACTTACAAATGTAAATGGGATGACACGGCATGCCTTCTTTACACGGGCGGCACCACAGGTCTTTCCAAGGGCGTTCAATTGACTCACAAGAATCTGTCATCGAACGTTCAACAGACTAACGCATGGTTCCCTGATTTCGAGCCAGGAAATGAAACAGTGATTGGGTGTCTGCCGTTCTTTCATTCCTTCGGGATGACCTCGGCTATGAATTGCGCAATTTTCTATGGCTGGGGAAACGTATTGATTCCGAAGCCCGAACCGCAAATTATCCTTGAGGCTATTCAAAAATACAGGGTGACATTTATCGCTGCTGTGCCGACAATGTATAATGGTATGATTAATTTTCCTGAACTGAGAAATTATGATCTAGCCTCGCTCAAAGGATGTTTCTCCGGCGGAGCGCCCCTTCCCATGGAGACTATCAAGAAATTTGAGCGGTTGACAGGCAAACAGATTTGTGAGGGGTACGGTCTTACTGAGTCTTCGCCGACAACACATGTGAATCCGTATGGCGCCAAGACCAAACCTGGAACCATAGGTCTGCCCTTTTCCAATACGGACGTGAAACTGGTAGACGCGAATGACTATGACAAAGAGATTACAACACCTGGGACTCCCGGTGAGCTTTGCGTAAAAGGCCCACAGGTAATGATTGGATATATCAATAAGCCGGACGAAACAGCCCTGACTCTCAAGGATGGCTGGTTGTTGACTGGTGATATAGCTATTTTTGATGAAGAAGGTTATTTCACCATCGTGGATCGAAAGAAAGACATGATCATCTCGGGTGGTTTCAACATCTATCCACGAGATGTGGATGAAGTCCTATTCTCGCATCCCAAAATCCTTGAAGCTTGTGCGATAGGCGTTCCAGATGATTATTCAGGCGAGCGGATCAAGGCTTATGTAGTGCTCAAAGAAAGGGAAACGGCCACCACCGAAGAAATCATCGACTACTGCAAGCAAAACCTTGCGAAGTACAAGGTTCCAAAGTATGTGGAATTCGTCGATAGTCTTCCCAAGAGCGCAATAGGTAAAATCCTCCGTAAGGAGCTAAGGGCCGCTAATCAACCCAAGGCTGGCTCCGGCAAGTAG
- a CDS encoding type II toxin-antitoxin system HicB family antitoxin, whose amino-acid sequence MEKILRIRVERLPEGVYLATSEDLQGLVAQGRTVTETMEIARDVARKLLEARSERNQSTPLEVVADQFEYPLIVGCGN is encoded by the coding sequence ATGGAGAAGATCCTCAGAATACGTGTCGAGAGGTTGCCCGAAGGTGTGTACCTTGCGACCTCGGAAGATTTGCAGGGGTTGGTGGCCCAGGGGCGCACAGTTACAGAGACCATGGAAATAGCGCGTGACGTGGCGCGAAAATTGCTGGAAGCCAGGTCTGAGCGCAACCAATCGACGCCATTGGAGGTAGTCGCCGACCAATTTGAGTATCCTTTGATTGTCGGATGCGGAAATTAA